One region of Ornithinibacter aureus genomic DNA includes:
- a CDS encoding SRPBCC family protein, with product MATFTTSNRSVADVTAQVHEVWEVLTDPDLLAQLTPFLHSVTEHGEHWVWQLTKVPVLGKSFSFTFRELMVFDEPHRIDFTHDPAPGAAETAGVVGYYALTPHPRGTHLETSMTITVDLPFPGLLRPGVTAAMRGVIAIMGQRFGHNLLAHLGATNA from the coding sequence GTGGCGACGTTCACGACCTCGAACCGCTCGGTGGCCGACGTCACCGCTCAGGTGCACGAGGTGTGGGAGGTGCTCACCGACCCCGACCTGCTCGCACAGCTCACCCCGTTCCTGCACTCGGTCACCGAGCACGGCGAGCACTGGGTGTGGCAGCTGACCAAGGTGCCCGTGCTCGGCAAGAGCTTTTCCTTCACCTTCCGCGAGCTCATGGTCTTCGACGAGCCGCACCGCATCGACTTCACCCACGACCCCGCCCCGGGCGCCGCCGAGACCGCGGGCGTCGTCGGCTACTACGCACTGACCCCACACCCCAGGGGCACCCACCTCGAGACGTCGATGACCATCACCGTCGACCTGCCCTTCCCCGGGCTCCTGCGTCCGGGAGTGACCGCTGCCATGCGCGGAGTCATCGCGATCATGGGGCAGCGCTTCGGTCACAACCTGCTCGCCCACCTCGGCGCGACGAACGCCTGA
- a CDS encoding maleylpyruvate isomerase family mycothiol-dependent enzyme has product MTLHPPAPSDLGELVDAYAHTVRAVIDLGRTTRPGDESLPTDCPGWSVLDQFAHIASAEAMVAGEPQPDVDVSGHAHVRHAFGERIERYLESRRGRSLEEVLDELEERRDERLALYRSGTAWAQTPVAGPFGPTTLGALLGIRVFDIWMHEQDIREALGRPGGLDSGAAAHAVAQLFAALPRIVAKTAAIEPGNAVVLDLTGPTTGRAGARVEEHDGRAVGVPLFTGGAEDHGDAVATSLTMSTQVATRLAGGRRRPQDAHVVVHGDDTVARRVLAALTITP; this is encoded by the coding sequence ATGACCCTGCACCCCCCGGCGCCCAGCGACCTCGGCGAGCTCGTCGACGCCTACGCGCACACCGTTCGGGCAGTGATCGACCTCGGTCGAACGACGCGCCCCGGCGACGAGTCACTGCCCACCGACTGCCCCGGCTGGAGCGTGCTCGACCAGTTCGCCCACATCGCGAGCGCCGAGGCGATGGTGGCCGGCGAGCCCCAGCCCGACGTCGACGTCAGCGGCCACGCCCACGTGCGGCACGCCTTCGGCGAGCGCATCGAGCGCTATCTCGAGTCACGCCGCGGGCGCAGCCTCGAGGAGGTGCTCGACGAGCTCGAGGAGCGACGTGACGAGCGCCTGGCGCTCTACCGGTCGGGCACCGCCTGGGCGCAGACCCCCGTGGCCGGCCCGTTCGGCCCCACGACGCTCGGGGCGCTGCTCGGCATCCGCGTCTTCGACATCTGGATGCACGAGCAGGACATCCGCGAGGCGCTCGGCCGGCCCGGAGGGTTGGACTCCGGCGCAGCCGCGCACGCCGTGGCCCAGCTGTTCGCGGCGCTGCCCCGGATCGTCGCGAAGACCGCGGCCATCGAGCCGGGGAACGCCGTCGTGCTCGACCTCACCGGCCCGACGACCGGGCGCGCCGGGGCTCGCGTCGAGGAGCATGACGGCCGCGCCGTCGGTGTCCCCCTGTTCACCGGCGGCGCCGAGGACCACGGGGATGCCGTGGCGACGTCGCTGACGATGTCGACCCAGGTCGCGACCCGCCTCGCCGGCGGCCGGCGCAGGCCTCAGGATGCGCATGTCGTGGTCCACGGTGACGACACCGTCGCGCGGCGCGTCCTGGCCGCCCTGACGATCACCCCGTGA
- a CDS encoding MFS transporter, with protein MLSAYAPLFRVPGALRFIAGTALSRTGGSMFGVAVIVMVSERRGSFGVAGAVSAVGVAVLAVAGPVIGRLIDKHGQRRVALPFILLSSCAGALTAYFSWSDAPVWTLFVFYGLSAVLPEPGPMSRARWAHIFRDDPDQLHTAMSFEQVADEASFVLGPVVAVLVSTLWFPEAGLILAEILFTAGMLIFLAARATEPPIVPHADRPGGLAVRRPGLLLVATALVMTGMIFGGNEVIAVAFADEAGTKTFSSIVLGAFALGSTIAGLVFGAGVFRSTMTHRLLLAAGGMFLLEVPALFVDGLWPLAVVMFIAGSATAPLLITSLSLAQRLVPKALVTEGMAVAITGILIGISLGSAIAGWAIEAWSAQAAYAVPIAAGACAFAIIGVRYRHLERAELAAAEYH; from the coding sequence GTGTTGTCCGCCTACGCCCCGCTCTTCCGTGTGCCCGGAGCCCTGCGCTTCATCGCCGGCACCGCGCTCTCGCGCACCGGGGGGTCGATGTTCGGTGTGGCCGTCATCGTCATGGTCAGCGAACGCCGGGGCTCCTTCGGGGTGGCCGGCGCGGTGTCGGCCGTGGGGGTGGCCGTCCTCGCGGTCGCCGGGCCGGTCATCGGGCGGCTCATCGACAAGCACGGCCAGCGTCGCGTGGCCCTGCCGTTCATCCTCCTGTCGTCGTGCGCCGGAGCCCTCACGGCCTACTTCTCCTGGTCCGACGCCCCCGTGTGGACACTCTTCGTGTTCTACGGCCTGAGCGCCGTGCTGCCCGAGCCGGGGCCGATGTCGCGGGCGCGCTGGGCCCACATCTTCCGCGACGACCCAGACCAGCTGCACACGGCGATGTCCTTCGAGCAGGTGGCTGACGAGGCGTCCTTCGTGCTGGGCCCGGTGGTGGCCGTGCTCGTGTCGACCCTGTGGTTCCCCGAGGCCGGCCTCATCCTGGCCGAGATCCTCTTCACCGCGGGCATGCTCATCTTCCTTGCGGCGCGGGCCACCGAGCCGCCGATCGTGCCGCACGCCGACCGCCCCGGTGGGCTCGCGGTGCGCCGCCCCGGCCTGCTGCTCGTCGCCACGGCCCTGGTGATGACCGGGATGATCTTCGGCGGCAACGAGGTCATCGCCGTTGCCTTCGCCGACGAGGCGGGCACCAAGACGTTCTCGAGCATCGTGCTCGGGGCCTTCGCGCTGGGGTCGACGATCGCCGGTCTGGTCTTCGGCGCCGGGGTCTTCCGCTCGACGATGACCCACCGCCTGCTGCTCGCCGCGGGCGGGATGTTCCTGCTCGAGGTGCCGGCCCTGTTCGTCGACGGGCTCTGGCCCCTCGCGGTGGTCATGTTCATCGCCGGCTCGGCCACCGCCCCCCTGCTCATCACCAGCCTGTCCCTCGCTCAGCGACTGGTGCCCAAGGCGCTGGTGACCGAGGGCATGGCGGTGGCGATCACCGGCATCCTCATCGGGATCTCCCTCGGGTCGGCCATCGCGGGCTGGGCCATCGAGGCCTGGAGCGCACAGGCGGCGTATGCCGTGCCGATCGCCGCGGGGGCGTGCGCCTTCGCGATCATCGGGGTTCGCTACCGGCACCTCGAGCGGGCCGAGCTCGCCGCGGCCGAGTACCACTGA
- a CDS encoding fluoride efflux transporter FluC has protein sequence MSVPVFLLGCLGGGIGACLRYLGDGLVMRRATPGFPSGIFLVNALGSFLLGLLVGSFEAGLVDGTWLFVLGGGVLGGFTTFSTAMVDTVRLLHQEAWGRAAANAVGMLVVGVVLALLGLTLGRGL, from the coding sequence ATGAGCGTCCCCGTGTTCCTCCTCGGCTGCCTCGGCGGGGGCATCGGCGCCTGCCTGCGCTACCTCGGCGACGGGCTGGTCATGCGGCGTGCCACACCGGGCTTTCCGTCAGGCATCTTCCTCGTCAACGCCCTCGGATCGTTCCTGCTCGGCCTGCTCGTCGGGTCGTTCGAGGCGGGGCTGGTCGACGGCACGTGGCTGTTCGTCCTCGGGGGCGGCGTGCTCGGGGGCTTCACGACGTTCAGCACGGCGATGGTCGACACCGTTCGACTCCTGCACCAGGAGGCCTGGGGTCGGGCTGCTGCCAACGCGGTGGGCATGCTCGTGGTGGGCGTGGTGCTGGCCCTGCTCGGCCTGACCCTCGGCCGCGGGCTCTGA
- a CDS encoding glucose PTS transporter subunit EIIB, producing MSSKAQQILIALGGADNIIEIEPCITRLRTEVHDPSVVDEAALKAAGAHGVIRAGSVVQVVVGPEADNLAEDIEDLM from the coding sequence ATGAGCAGCAAGGCCCAGCAGATCCTGATCGCCCTCGGCGGCGCGGACAACATCATCGAGATCGAGCCGTGCATCACCCGCCTGCGCACCGAGGTCCACGACCCGTCGGTCGTCGACGAGGCCGCGCTCAAGGCAGCCGGTGCCCACGGCGTCATCCGGGCAGGGTCGGTCGTCCAGGTCGTCGTCGGGCCCGAGGCCGACAACCTCGCCGAGGACATCGAGGACCTGATGTGA
- a CDS encoding MDR family MFS transporter gives MSTSSPAADPASGTASGTASDAASATAADAPAGPLSHRQIVTILIGLMMGMFLAALDQTIVATAIRTIADDLQGLNHQAWATTAYLITSTIVTPLYGKLGDIYGRKKLFIIAISLFILGSVLCTFATSMGSLAFYRAVQGLGAGGLFSLALAIIGDIVPPRERAKYQGYFLAVFGTASVLGPVIGGFFAGQSSILGIDGWRWVFLVNVPIGFAALAVVTKTLHLRHTRLDHRIDWAGAALLSLSLVPLLLVAEQGREWGWGSTNAIICYVIGVVAAIGFFWQEHRMGEEAILPLAMFRNKTVGVASIASVLIGVAMFGGLAALPLYLQIVKGATPTEAGLLLLPMTLGIMIGSILSGQIISRTGRYRLFPIVGSALLTISLFIFHYVAYDTPLWQTMIVMTMFGVGLGFNFQPLTLAVQNAVPPQQIGVATSTATFTRQIGGTLGTAVFLSILFSTASEKITTALAAAVPTQEFQAALADPTNAAVAEQFAAAQSGGGAATGVLEDSSFLTGLDERLAKPFLIGFSEAMDLVFLTGSAVMVLGFLVMLMLPNVELRKSSGYSERAIAE, from the coding sequence ATGAGCACCTCCTCCCCCGCCGCCGACCCGGCGTCCGGAACAGCGTCCGGCACGGCATCCGATGCGGCGTCCGCCACGGCGGCCGATGCCCCGGCCGGGCCGCTGAGCCACCGGCAGATCGTCACCATCCTCATCGGCCTGATGATGGGCATGTTCCTCGCCGCGCTCGACCAGACCATCGTCGCCACGGCCATCCGGACCATCGCCGACGACCTCCAGGGCCTGAACCACCAGGCCTGGGCGACCACCGCCTACCTCATCACCTCGACGATCGTCACGCCGCTCTACGGCAAGCTCGGCGACATCTACGGCCGCAAGAAGCTGTTCATCATCGCCATCTCGCTGTTCATCCTCGGGTCCGTGCTGTGCACGTTCGCCACCTCGATGGGCTCGCTCGCGTTCTACCGCGCGGTGCAGGGTCTGGGCGCCGGCGGCCTGTTCTCGCTGGCGCTGGCGATCATCGGCGACATCGTTCCCCCGCGCGAGCGCGCCAAGTACCAGGGCTACTTCCTCGCCGTGTTCGGCACCGCATCCGTGCTCGGCCCGGTCATCGGCGGGTTCTTCGCCGGCCAGAGCAGCATCCTGGGCATCGACGGCTGGCGCTGGGTCTTCCTCGTCAACGTGCCGATCGGCTTCGCGGCCCTCGCCGTCGTGACCAAGACGCTGCACCTGCGCCACACCCGCCTGGATCACCGCATCGACTGGGCCGGGGCCGCGCTGCTCTCGCTCTCGCTCGTGCCGCTGCTGCTGGTCGCCGAGCAGGGCCGCGAGTGGGGCTGGGGCTCCACGAACGCGATCATCTGCTACGTCATCGGTGTCGTCGCCGCCATCGGCTTCTTCTGGCAGGAGCACCGCATGGGCGAGGAGGCGATCCTGCCGCTCGCGATGTTCCGCAACAAGACCGTCGGGGTGGCCTCGATCGCCTCGGTGCTCATCGGTGTCGCGATGTTCGGCGGCCTGGCCGCCCTGCCGCTCTACCTGCAGATCGTCAAGGGTGCGACGCCCACCGAGGCCGGGCTGCTGCTGCTGCCGATGACCCTCGGCATCATGATCGGCTCGATCCTGAGCGGCCAGATCATCTCCCGCACCGGCCGCTACCGGCTCTTCCCCATCGTCGGTTCGGCCCTGCTCACGATCTCGCTGTTCATCTTCCACTACGTCGCCTACGACACCCCGCTGTGGCAGACGATGATCGTCATGACCATGTTCGGCGTGGGGCTGGGCTTCAACTTCCAGCCGCTCACCCTGGCCGTGCAGAATGCCGTGCCGCCGCAGCAGATCGGGGTCGCCACCTCGACGGCCACGTTCACCCGCCAGATCGGTGGCACGCTCGGCACCGCCGTGTTCCTGTCGATCCTGTTCTCGACGGCGTCGGAGAAGATCACGACCGCGCTGGCCGCGGCCGTACCGACGCAGGAGTTCCAGGCCGCCCTGGCCGACCCGACCAATGCCGCGGTCGCCGAGCAGTTCGCTGCCGCCCAGTCCGGGGGCGGTGCGGCCACCGGTGTGCTGGAGGACAGCTCGTTCCTCACCGGCCTCGACGAGCGCCTGGCCAAGCCGTTCCTCATCGGGTTCTCCGAGGCGATGGACCTGGTCTTCCTCACCGGGTCGGCCGTCATGGTGCTCGGCTTCCTCGTCATGCTGATGCTGCCCAACGTCGAGCTGCGCAAGAGCTCGGGCTACAGCGAGCGCGCCATCGCCGAGTGA
- a CDS encoding fluoride efflux transporter FluC yields MEANRLVEARPLGLVLLGGAIGTAGREGLHLLLPAEGGIPWSVFLVNIVGAALLGALLAHLAAVEPETPRRREVWLFVGTGILGGFTTYSALATDTVLLAGSRLGLAMTYAVASVVLGVLAAGIGFRVGRLSADRRADRRADPARGGRA; encoded by the coding sequence GTGGAGGCGAATCGGCTGGTCGAGGCTCGGCCGCTGGGCCTGGTGCTGCTCGGCGGCGCCATCGGAACCGCCGGTCGGGAGGGACTGCACCTCCTCCTGCCTGCCGAGGGCGGCATCCCGTGGTCGGTGTTCCTCGTCAACATCGTCGGCGCCGCCCTGCTCGGTGCCCTCCTCGCCCACCTCGCCGCCGTGGAACCGGAGACGCCCCGGCGACGTGAGGTGTGGCTGTTCGTGGGCACCGGCATCCTCGGCGGTTTCACCACCTACAGCGCCCTGGCGACGGACACCGTGCTGCTGGCCGGCTCCCGCCTGGGTCTGGCGATGACGTATGCCGTGGCGAGCGTCGTCCTCGGCGTCCTCGCCGCGGGGATCGGCTTTCGTGTCGGGCGGCTGAGTGCCGACCGGCGTGCCGACCGGCGTGCCGACCCGGCGCGGGGAGGTCGGGCATGA
- a CDS encoding PTS transporter subunit EIIC yields MTTADVAAAGPDKKRLNLAPLQKFGRSLMLPIAALPVAALMLRLGQPDLLGRDGLGWEKVAAVVGAGGGALFANLPLLFAVGVAIGVAKKADGSTALAAVVGYLVFKGVGDAVSPFILPAPKPGEDQELVNYGVLGGILCGLIAAVLWQRYYRISLPPYLAFFGGRRFVPIVTGFATLVLAVLLAIIYPAFDTVLTGLGEWVAANSIIGGFIYGTANRLLIPLGLHHILNSVPWFVLGEYTPAGGDTVQGDIARFLKGDPTAGAFMSGFFPIMMFALPAAALAIYQEAKPKAKKAVGGLMASVALTAFLTGVTEPIEFAFMFVAWPLYVVHAVLTGTSMALANALEVRSGFGFSAGLFDFLLNWNIATRPALLVVMGLGYAVVYYVLFRFVIRRWNLRTPGREEDADDAAS; encoded by the coding sequence ATGACCACGGCTGACGTCGCCGCTGCCGGCCCGGACAAGAAGCGCCTCAACCTGGCGCCGCTGCAGAAGTTCGGCCGCAGCCTCATGTTGCCGATCGCGGCCCTTCCGGTCGCCGCCCTCATGCTGCGCCTGGGCCAACCCGACCTGCTCGGGCGCGACGGCCTGGGCTGGGAGAAGGTCGCCGCCGTCGTCGGTGCCGGCGGCGGGGCCCTGTTCGCGAACCTGCCCCTGCTGTTCGCCGTCGGCGTGGCCATCGGCGTCGCGAAGAAGGCCGACGGGTCGACGGCGCTGGCGGCGGTCGTCGGTTACCTCGTCTTCAAGGGCGTCGGGGATGCCGTATCCCCCTTCATCCTCCCGGCCCCCAAACCGGGTGAGGACCAGGAACTGGTCAACTACGGCGTGCTCGGCGGCATCCTGTGCGGGCTCATCGCCGCCGTGCTGTGGCAGCGCTACTACCGGATATCGCTGCCGCCCTACCTGGCCTTCTTCGGTGGTCGGCGGTTCGTGCCGATCGTCACCGGCTTCGCGACCCTCGTGCTCGCGGTGCTGCTCGCGATCATCTACCCGGCGTTCGACACCGTGCTGACCGGCCTCGGTGAGTGGGTCGCCGCGAACTCGATCATCGGCGGCTTCATCTACGGCACCGCCAACCGCCTCCTCATCCCGCTCGGCCTGCACCACATCCTCAACTCGGTGCCGTGGTTCGTGCTCGGCGAGTACACGCCCGCCGGTGGCGACACCGTGCAGGGCGACATCGCGCGCTTCCTCAAGGGCGACCCGACCGCTGGGGCGTTCATGAGCGGGTTCTTCCCCATCATGATGTTCGCCCTGCCCGCTGCCGCCCTCGCGATCTACCAGGAGGCCAAGCCCAAGGCGAAGAAGGCCGTCGGTGGGCTGATGGCGTCGGTGGCGCTCACGGCGTTCCTCACCGGGGTGACCGAACCCATCGAGTTCGCCTTCATGTTCGTCGCCTGGCCGCTGTACGTCGTGCACGCCGTGCTCACCGGCACGTCGATGGCGCTGGCGAACGCCCTTGAGGTGCGCAGCGGGTTCGGCTTCAGCGCAGGGCTGTTCGACTTCCTGCTGAACTGGAACATCGCCACGAGACCGGCCCTGCTCGTCGTCATGGGGCTGGGGTACGCGGTGGTCTACTACGTGCTGTTCCGGTTCGTCATCCGCCGGTGGAACCTGCGCACGCCCGGGCGTGAGGAGGACGCCGACGACGCGGCGAGCTGA
- a CDS encoding acyl-CoA dehydrogenase family protein — protein sequence MSASSSMPKRPSDPLDLIDLDSQLSDEEKAIRAATRQVCADVVDPHVMQWYEDGDLPARDLALEFGKVGLLGMHLEGYGCAGMSAVDYGLACLELEASDSGIRSLVSVQGSLAMFAIWRFGTEEHKQQWLPRMAPGEAIGCFGLTEPDHGSDPASMRTRARKDGDDWVLNGSKMWITNGSIADVAVVWANAGEEHGGIRGFVVPTDTPGFAAHKITHKMSLRASVTSELTFENLRLPADAVFPDVTGLKGPLACLSEARYGIVWGALGAARSSLDAARRYSMERIQFGRPIAGFQLTQAKLANMATELQLGQLLALHLGRRKDTVGLRPEQVSVGKYNNITKAIEICRTARTILGANGVSGEYPVLRHANNLESVLTYEGTVEMHTLVIGQALTGESAFR from the coding sequence ATGAGTGCCTCATCGTCGATGCCGAAGCGCCCCTCCGACCCGCTCGACCTCATCGACCTCGACAGCCAGCTGAGCGACGAGGAGAAGGCGATCCGGGCGGCCACCCGCCAGGTGTGCGCCGACGTCGTCGACCCGCACGTCATGCAGTGGTACGAGGACGGCGACCTGCCGGCCCGCGACCTCGCGCTGGAGTTCGGCAAGGTCGGGCTGCTCGGCATGCACCTCGAGGGGTACGGCTGCGCGGGCATGTCGGCCGTCGACTACGGCCTGGCCTGCCTGGAGCTCGAGGCGAGCGACTCCGGCATCCGGTCCCTGGTGTCGGTGCAGGGCAGCCTCGCGATGTTCGCGATCTGGCGTTTTGGCACCGAGGAGCACAAGCAGCAGTGGCTGCCGCGGATGGCTCCCGGTGAGGCGATCGGCTGCTTCGGCCTGACCGAGCCCGACCACGGCTCCGACCCGGCCTCGATGCGCACCCGCGCCCGCAAGGATGGCGACGACTGGGTGCTGAACGGCTCGAAGATGTGGATCACCAACGGCTCGATCGCCGACGTCGCCGTGGTGTGGGCGAACGCGGGCGAGGAGCACGGCGGCATCCGCGGCTTCGTGGTGCCCACCGACACACCGGGATTCGCGGCGCACAAGATCACCCACAAGATGTCGCTGCGGGCCTCGGTGACCTCGGAGCTCACCTTCGAGAACCTGCGCCTCCCCGCAGATGCCGTGTTCCCCGACGTCACGGGGTTGAAGGGCCCGCTCGCGTGCCTGTCGGAGGCACGCTACGGCATCGTCTGGGGAGCGCTCGGCGCAGCGCGGTCATCGCTGGATGCTGCGCGGCGGTACTCGATGGAGCGGATCCAGTTCGGGCGGCCGATCGCCGGGTTCCAGCTCACCCAGGCCAAGCTCGCGAACATGGCCACCGAGCTGCAGCTCGGCCAGCTGCTCGCGCTGCACCTCGGGCGGCGCAAGGACACCGTGGGCCTGCGCCCCGAGCAGGTCTCGGTCGGCAAGTACAACAACATCACCAAGGCCATCGAGATCTGTCGCACGGCCCGCACGATCCTCGGCGCCAACGGGGTGAGCGGGGAGTACCCGGTGCTGCGGCACGCCAACAACCTCGAGTCGGTGCTGACGTACGAGGGCACGGTCGAGATGCACACGCTCGTCATCGGGCAGGCGCTCACGGGGGAGTCGGCCTTCCGCTGA
- a CDS encoding MarR family winged helix-turn-helix transcriptional regulator: protein MPFTSPRSSPTAILGDDLITVVKLLHLVRQHAPRQHPQVDPMAYPMLFHLVAAPKRVSALAEALHSDVSTVSRQVRTLVDLGFIDRGPDPDDRRAQALTLTDEGRALLLAIRDDRDRWMQGLLADWDPDDVAQFSTHLRHFARDLETSLTTLTSRTTS, encoded by the coding sequence ATGCCGTTCACGTCACCGCGGTCCTCGCCCACGGCCATCCTGGGCGATGACCTCATCACGGTGGTGAAGCTGCTGCACCTCGTGCGCCAGCACGCACCACGACAGCACCCGCAGGTCGACCCGATGGCCTACCCGATGCTGTTCCACCTCGTCGCTGCACCCAAGCGCGTGTCAGCCCTCGCCGAGGCGCTGCACTCGGACGTCTCGACCGTGAGCCGCCAGGTGCGCACCCTGGTCGACCTCGGCTTCATCGACCGTGGGCCCGACCCGGACGACCGCCGCGCCCAGGCCCTCACCCTCACCGACGAGGGCCGTGCCCTGCTCCTCGCCATCCGCGACGACCGCGACCGCTGGATGCAGGGCCTGCTCGCCGACTGGGACCCCGACGACGTCGCCCAGTTCTCGACCCACCTGCGCCACTTCGCCAGGGACCTCGAAACCTCCCTGACCACCCTCACCTCAAGGACCACGTCATGA
- a CDS encoding HAD family hydrolase, whose product MSSGDPAAGQQPTAGRPHALLLDLDGTLVDSEPIHRAGFERWFAHRGWAFDREVASLFTGRRADDVFRTVEGPWSGGDPTQMFHEIVAMVPRDRLPDAVPGAVASIERALAAGIPLALVTSAGGRWADKALAALGGIDRFDVVVTRDDVSVGKPDPSGYALACERLGVDAGCALACEDAPQGVVAAVAAGVGTVVGVTTSFSDQVLREAGAHATLPDLTGIPALLR is encoded by the coding sequence GTGAGCAGCGGCGACCCAGCGGCGGGCCAGCAGCCCACCGCCGGCCGCCCGCACGCCCTCCTGCTCGACCTCGACGGCACCCTCGTGGACTCCGAGCCGATCCACCGGGCCGGGTTCGAGCGGTGGTTCGCCCACCGCGGCTGGGCGTTCGACCGTGAGGTGGCCTCGCTGTTCACCGGGCGGCGGGCCGACGACGTCTTCCGCACCGTCGAGGGGCCGTGGAGCGGCGGGGACCCGACGCAGATGTTCCACGAGATCGTCGCCATGGTGCCCCGCGACCGCCTGCCGGATGCCGTGCCGGGCGCGGTGGCGAGCATCGAGCGGGCGCTCGCGGCCGGCATCCCGCTGGCGCTCGTCACGTCAGCCGGGGGCCGGTGGGCCGACAAGGCGCTGGCCGCGCTCGGGGGCATCGACCGGTTCGACGTCGTCGTCACCCGCGACGACGTGAGCGTGGGCAAGCCGGACCCGTCGGGGTATGCGCTCGCCTGCGAACGACTGGGGGTGGATGCCGGCTGCGCCCTCGCGTGTGAGGACGCGCCTCAGGGGGTGGTCGCCGCCGTCGCGGCCGGGGTCGGCACGGTCGTCGGGGTGACGACGAGCTTCTCCGACCAGGTGCTGCGCGAGGCCGGGGCGCACGCGACGTTGCCGGACCTCACCGGCATTCCTGCTCTGCTCCGGTGA